In Anguilla rostrata isolate EN2019 chromosome 1, ASM1855537v3, whole genome shotgun sequence, a genomic segment contains:
- the oxr1a gene encoding oxidation resistance protein 1a isoform X4: MFSSRRVKEEKPLTPKYTYAVVVSLAEYHRRIDALNSEDLRALCKRLQISTKEEVNSKHGTSIKTDLEPETFRPNLSEPSDLLLPDQIEKLAKNLPPRTIGYPWTLAFGTSKHGMSIKSLYRAMQGQDTPVLLVIKDSDGGIFGALASEPFKVSDGFYGTGETFLFSFYPEFEVFKWTGDNMFFIKGDMDSLAFGGGEGEFGLWLDGDLYHGRSHSCKTFGNPMLSRKEDFYVQDIEIWSFE, from the exons ATGTTTTCTTCCAGACGGGTGAAAGAGGAAAAGCCGCTGACACCTAAATACACCTATGCTGtg GTAGTGTCATTGGCTGAGTATCACCGCAGGATCGATGCGCTAAACAGCGAAGACCTGCGCGCGCTCTGCAAACGTCTCCAG ATCTCGACTAAGGAGGAGGTCAACTCCAAGCATGGCACCTCCATCAAGACTGACCTGGAGCCAGAGACGTTCAGACCCAACCTCAGCGAGCCAAGCGACCTTCTGCTGCCAGATCAAATTGAGAAG CTGGCGAAGAACCTCCCGCCTCGAACGATCGGGTACCCCTGGACGCTGGCCTTCGGCACGTCGAAGCACGGCATGAGCATAAAGTCGCTGTACCGTGCAATGCAGGGCCAGGACACGCCCGTTTTGCTGGTCATCAAAGACAGCGACGGAGGG ATCTTTGGCGCGTTAGCGTCAGAGCCCTTCAAAGTCAGCGACGGCTTCTATGGGACCGGGGAGaccttcctcttctccttctacCCAGAATTTGAG GTATTCAAGTGGACAGGGGacaacatgtttttcatcaagGGAGATATGGACTCCTTAGCATTTGGAGGTGGAGA GGGCGAGTTTGGGCTGTGGCTGGACGGAGACCTCTATCACGGCAGGAGTCACTCGTGCAAAACATTTGGCAACCCTATGCTGTCCAGGAAGGAGGACTTCTATGTGCAGGACATCGAGATCTGGTCGTTCGAATAA